Within the Dolichospermum compactum NIES-806 genome, the region GGATCAATAACTACGGTGTAAGTATTACCCTTGACAGATGGTAAAGATAAAGCCGTAACAGCCCTTTCTGCTGCACCTTTAACTTGTTTGTCTAAATTAGTTAGATCTTCGTAAGCTTTGCGAGAACCAGTGGTTTCTCTGCCGGTTTGTACAGTATCCCCATTCCTGGCTGTGGCGGCAAAGCGCATTTCCATATCTACCCAAGATTGATCAATGAAAGTTCCTTCAGATGTGACAAGAATCACTCTTTGAGTGCTATCACTGTAATGAACGGACGTGGTAGTAATACGGTGATCAACTGTTTTCAGGAGGTCAGTATAGCGATCGCATAATTGCTTTTTCTGCTTTAGCGAAACCTGACGGGGATCAGTACCCAATAGAGGTAATTTACATACAGCTTGCACAGGATTAATCGCTGCAAGTATGGTTTCTTCATCACCCACTATCCGGGCTGCGGCGATCGCCTCTTCTATGCGTTCTTCAATGGTTGCTAATTTGTTGAAACTACTTAATCCCCAGCCACCTTTATAACAAGTGCGAACATGACCACCAATGGAAATTCCCTCGCTGAGAGTTTCCACCCTATCACCACGCAAAACAATATCTGTTCCTTCAGCTTCTTCCAATCGAATCATCAAATAATCCACACGGGAAGAATAACGGGAAATTAAATCTGAGAGGAGATTTTGAACATCAGTAAGTTTAGTTGTCATTTTATAAATCGCTATAAATTACATTTATTTTCTTATTGAAAAACATATTTTTCTGCTACTTTCCAATAACGAGAAAACCGCTTTAAATCAATATATCCGTCATATTCAAAAAACGGTTCTACAGCAAAAACTTCCAAAGTTACAGACTTTTCAATTTGATCACAAATATCATCAAACCTGGGACTGGGACTATCTGTAGTTACAACTAAATTAGTATTATGTTCCTTAGCAAAAGCTAAAACTTCTGCTGCTACATTTCCTCGGCGAATTTCCACAGGTAATTCTAGCAAACATTCATAAATGAAAGTCAGGCGTTTGAGGCTAATTTGCCATTCTGCTATTAAAGCATCATCCCAAACCCAAAGGGCTGGGGCTTGGGGATATGCTTGGAGTACAGGGCTTTGGGGACTCAGACAGTCTCCATTGATCCAAATAACTGGTTTATTCATAATCTTTGCTTATCTATATCAAGAGAAAAACCAATATCCAACCATCTTAAATTATAACGGTGATAGTCAATCATTTTCCAACAAGTTCAAATCCTTTAATGGCTGATTTGACAAGCATTGTGACCCTTAACTCCAAGCATTCTAACTTTCCTGATCCATAAAATTTTAATAATTTTTGCAAAATCGTAACTATGGATACATCCAATTCTGGCAACAGTGGATAACATGATAAAAATATTCACATAGTAAGAAAAATCAAGAATCAAAAAACCATTTCTTGTTCCTCTTACCATTTTCATAAACAGCAACCTACAGGAGTTTGCCTTCTTAAATAATTCACCCGACAAAAATAATCTTTATTACCTTAAATATAAGGTTAAAACAACTCTATCACAATTCATACCAATTTGATGTGAGACTGCACAGAATCATAAAATCCATGAATTCATCCGCGTTTATCTGCGGTCAATGATTCTAGAAATCTGATTTTATTAGGACTTACGCAAGTGTCACACCAAAAATCTGTTGTAGGGTGCGTCAGACTGCATAAATCCTGCAAATAAACAGATTGTTGATATTTGACGCACCCTACCAATGTGCCAGTTGCGTAAGTCCTGTTTATGTAGCTTCATATTAATTTGGTATCAGTATGATATTATCAAAATATGTCATACTAATTCGGAATTTTAGATTGGGGATGAAAAACACTTTGACAACAGTTTCCCACACCACTAAATATCCGCAGTTAGCGTCCTTGTGATATTTCAGCTAAACAATCAAGGAGTTCATTATGCTTCGACAAATGTGCTGGTTATCTAAGTATGGCGGTGATGATGAAAAGATTTTACACTTGCAAACTGCACCTGGACAACCTTGGCGACCTTACACAGCTTTTCCGCAATTTTCAGTTCCAGATTATCGCATTCCTCGCGGTTCTAAGGGTTGGGCTACTTATCAAAAACTCTTGAAAGCGGGTTGGACTTTAGTACCTAGTGCCAGAGGCAGTGAATTTGCCCTCACTAGCTATGCAGAGTCAACTGTGCATAGTTCATAGCCTATATTACCATCTGGGGAAACCCATCAACATTTTTGGTCTTGCTGAATTGAAGTATGAAATTAGGAAATTTAATGCAGCCTTAATTCTTTGCGTCTTTGCGCCTTTGCGTGAGACATATTCATATATTTAATCAGCAACACCAACATTATCTCATCCCCAGATTGGTGATAGGAGTCACCAGTTAAAAATTGTTCGTATATTTGAGCAAGTAAACCCCAAAGACCTTACAATGGAGGAGGTGCGTTAACTGCTGTTACAAACATTTATATTTATGCCTCCTCGTTGGCCTCGCAAACCAGATCGCCAAGATCCAGATTTCCGTAAACTAGATGATCGCATGAATTTCGCTGTTCATGTTGGTATTTGTGCAACTGTCACTTCTGGGTTGTGGTTTTTCCACATTTTGAAAACTACTGCCTGGGAATGGCTTCCTGGGGTAACAATTGGTTGGGTGGGAGTATTGCTGCTGCATCTAATTTACATTGGTGCGATCGCTAATTACGACCAAACCCCACCGAAATCTACCTAAAGAAAGACTATCTAGCTAGGGAATTCTTACCTGTGGTAGTAGCTAAAGTCTAGCTAATTGAGTAATAATGTGAAATGAAAGTCAGATATCCCAATATTACGAACAATGAGGTTATATTTGTGGCTAAAACTAATACCACAGAATTACTGGAAACCCTAGCGGCCGAAATTGGTGAAAGTGTTTATATAGATATTGCAAAATGGCATCTTTATTTAGCCGATGCCAAATTGCATAATATTGTTGCTGAAAAATTGTATCCTTTAATTACTTCTAAAGGCGTTAATGAAGAAAAAGTAATTACCGCTTTAGAATCTATCACTGTGAAAGTGGGTGGTGGCAGAAATGAAATATCTTTAATTAATTTATTGCCCTTGCAATGTCAAGTTACCTTAGTAGATATTGTCGAGAAATATCAACGGGAAATATAATCTTCATTTTCTTCCCATTGGCAAATTTACACATTTTAAATAATGGAGGTTGATCAATATGTTTTTACAAATCAAAGATAGCCGCGATTTGGTGAAAATAGTTGATGTTCAAGAACTATTAGACCCCACTAGTAAAATCGTCCACGCCCAAGATCAAGAAGGACAAGAAGAACAAGAAACCGACATTTATCAAAAAGAAGAACTAGTATTTCCCTCTGGAGAAAAATTACCACGTTGTTGGTTAGATGCCAAATTTAGAGAAAGAGAATCTGTAGCAGCTTAATATTAATTACATAGGGTGAGATAAATCACCCTATAATTATAATTGGTACTAACCGCATAGATTGGATTTAAGATTAACTAGAAATGCCAGCCAAAGATATTTATCACAATACAGTTAGAACTGCGTTATAAAAAGATGGATGGATAATTACAGATGATCCCTTTAAACTAAAGTGGGGGTTACGAGAATTATTTGGGATCTTCCGTACTTACTATGCTAAATTATTGTTTCAAATCCCAAAATCCTTGCCATATAAGGATTTTACGTTAATTCATTGGTTAATTTGACATAAATTTGGCATCAAAAACAATGAAACCCTTTGTTTATATGGGTTATGGGGTAAATAAACTCATATTTGGCATAACAGGTACGGAAGAACCAATTTTTTCTGAACCTATTGGTACATTAGTTTTGAAAAAACATAAAAACAGATCCCCGACTTCTCCAAGCAGTCGGGGATATAAATTCCTAAACCTATACTTTTTGTGTAACTGTCACACTTTCAGAACCTTTAGAAAAGGCTTTAGTAATCCAATAGGTGAAAATATGAGAAAGTACACCTAAAGGACCGGCAAATAAACACAAAGCTATCGAGTGAATTGTCCAAATTCCGGTTTTTTGTCCTTCCCAATAAATCCATCTACCGACAAATAAATCCATTACCAAAAAATGAATCCAACCTGTAGCAGCAGCCGTTTCATCACTAAAAAATCTAGCTATATCTGCTAATTGAGGATTTGATAAAGCTGCGGCGTTTTCTGGGGTAATGCTGACGACAAATAAATAGGAATATGCACCAGCTAAAACAACAAAAGGTAAATAAGATTCCATTACCTTGCGGGTGACATTCCAATTGGGTAACAGAATCATCAAAGCCCAAAAAGGCAAAACAAAAAGATTGGCAACGTTAAATAAATCTGTGATATTCATATTACAAAGCTACTAATTGAGATTCTATTTCTGAAGATTGTAAATTACGACCGATAAAAACTAAACTGGTTTGTTTTGCTTCTTCTAGTTTCCAAGGACGATCATAAAATTTATCAAATCTTGTTCCTACACCTTGCATAACTAACCGCATGAGTTTATTCTCAACAGCCACAAATCCTTTAATTCTGTAGATTTCCTGTTCTTCTGCCAGTTTTTCTAATGTTACTTGTAGCTTTTCTGGGTCAAATGTTCGGTCTAAAATCACGTGAGTTGAGTTGATTTCATCATCATGATCATGGTCTTCTTCGGTGTCATGATGACTAGGACGATCATCTAAATTATCTTCAACTGCGGCTGCAAATCCTAATAAGATAGATGGGTCTAATTTACCATAATCACTAGAGACAATTTTCACAACTCTAGGTAATTCATTCTTAACTAATTCTAAAACTTGTGCTTGTGTTTCACTATCAACTAAATCAGTTTTATTCAAAATCACTAAATCAGCACAAGCAAGTTGATCTTCAAACAATTCTTGTAATGGTGTTTCATGTTCTAGACTATCATCTTCTTGGCGTTGGGCTGCTATGGCTTCTAAATCACTAGCAAATGTTCCCGCGGCCACAGCGGCACAATCTACTACTGTAATGACTGCATCTACTGTAGCAGCATTGCGGATTTCTTGCCAACGAAAGGCTTTAATTAAGGGTTTTGGTAAGGCTAAACCAGAGGTTTCAATGATAATATAATCAATGCTATCTCGGCGTTTAATTAATTCCCGCATTGTCGGGTAAAATTCTTCTTGGACAGTGCAGCATAAACAGCCGTTTGTCAGTTCAAATATATTAGTTTCTTGATTTGCTTCTGTTTCATCTTCTGGGCAAATTTGACAGGATTTCAATAATTCTCCATCTATCCCCAGTTCGCCAAATTCGTTAACTAATACTGCTATGCGTCGTCCTTGGTTGTTTTGGAGGAGGTGACGGATAATGCTGGTTTTACCGCTTCCTAAGAAGCCTGTGATGACGGTAACGGGGATTTTTGTAGCCATGTTTTGTGTGTAGTTTTGAATTCAATTTTACCATATATTGTATAACCCCTCTCCAAACCTCTCCCCGCAACGGGGAGAGGCTTAAATACCAAGAATATTACTAATTATTAGTTTAAAAGCCCCTCTCCGTGTCGGAGAGGGGTTGGGGTGAGGTCAGATTATTTTAAGAATATCCAATTTCTATCATTTTGAAAAATTCCTACACTACTTCATCAGGATGGTTATAACATCTAGGACTTACGCAACTGGCACAAGCGATGGTGCGGCTACGCTGCACCGAGCGCCTAAAGACTAAACCATTGACATAGCAATATCTGGACGTTTTAGTTGTCCTATTAAATAATTAGAAAGCAAATTATGCTTAATTTGATAAATAGTTTGACCTGTGTTGTAAGCTAAGTTTTTTAGTCTTAGCCAAACCAACATAGCACAAGCTATATGATTTCTTTGAAGACGACCTTTGCGACACTGACATGATTCAATGCCAGTTAATTGTTTTATCTCCCTGTGAAACTCTTCTATTTTCCAACGGATTTTACACACCTGTTGTGTAACATCCATAGAACTCATTTTTTAAATAATAATTAATTTTATCGTGACTAATATTGTCTAAATGTTCTGCTAGATTAGTCATTGTGTAGTTGATTTGACTGCTAAGTAAATACTGGCAGTAATTAAGTTTAGTAAATTTCATCGTTAATTAATTTCTTAATGCACCCTATCATCATTCTCTCATAAAATTAATACCCGTCATTTATTTAATCTATTACTATTAACAATTCTCAATCAGTCTGATTCAATAACATCTTCATTATTGCAGTACACATATACTAATAATTAGCGATCGCTGTGCCAGTTGCGTAAGTCCTGATAAGCTTCTTTAGCTTTATTTTCCGCTTCTTGTCTGATAGTATCTGTGATGGTATCAATGGGAAGAGTAAATTCTACTCTAGTCATAAAATTACAACTTTAATTAACTGAGGAACTAAAGCTTTCAAAGCATTACCACGATGACTAATTGATTTTTTTAAACCCGTCGTCATTTGAGCAAAAGTCAATTGTTTCTCTGGTACATAAAAAACCGGATCA harbors:
- a CDS encoding DUF3181 family protein, which translates into the protein MAKTNTTELLETLAAEIGESVYIDIAKWHLYLADAKLHNIVAEKLYPLITSKGVNEEKVITALESITVKVGGGRNEISLINLLPLQCQVTLVDIVEKYQREI
- the cobW gene encoding cobalamin biosynthesis protein CobW, with the translated sequence MATKIPVTVITGFLGSGKTSIIRHLLQNNQGRRIAVLVNEFGELGIDGELLKSCQICPEDETEANQETNIFELTNGCLCCTVQEEFYPTMRELIKRRDSIDYIIIETSGLALPKPLIKAFRWQEIRNAATVDAVITVVDCAAVAAGTFASDLEAIAAQRQEDDSLEHETPLQELFEDQLACADLVILNKTDLVDSETQAQVLELVKNELPRVVKIVSSDYGKLDPSILLGFAAAVEDNLDDRPSHHDTEEDHDHDDEINSTHVILDRTFDPEKLQVTLEKLAEEQEIYRIKGFVAVENKLMRLVMQGVGTRFDKFYDRPWKLEEAKQTSLVFIGRNLQSSEIESQLVAL
- a CDS encoding ABA4-like family protein, producing the protein MNITDLFNVANLFVLPFWALMILLPNWNVTRKVMESYLPFVVLAGAYSYLFVVSITPENAAALSNPQLADIARFFSDETAAATGWIHFLVMDLFVGRWIYWEGQKTGIWTIHSIALCLFAGPLGVLSHIFTYWITKAFSKGSESVTVTQKV
- a CDS encoding TldD/PmbA family protein, encoding MTTKLTDVQNLLSDLISRYSSRVDYLMIRLEEAEGTDIVLRGDRVETLSEGISIGGHVRTCYKGGWGLSSFNKLATIEERIEEAIAAARIVGDEETILAAINPVQAVCKLPLLGTDPRQVSLKQKKQLCDRYTDLLKTVDHRITTTSVHYSDSTQRVILVTSEGTFIDQSWVDMEMRFAATARNGDTVQTGRETTGSRKAYEDLTNLDKQVKGAAERAVTALSLPSVKGNTYTVVIDPILSGLFVHEAFGHLSEADMAYENPDILEVMTLGRRFGPEELQIFDGAAPQGHRGSYFYDDEGTPATTTQLIEDGVLVGRLHSRETAGKLEEKPTGNARCLNYHYSPIVRMTNTWIERGKTPVADLFTGIKEGVFAQNWLGGMTNGEMFTFSAGEAWMIRNGKIAEPVKDVTLSGNVFQTLADIEAIGDDFYWDESGGCGKGGQNGLPVGCGGPSLRIRDVVVGGESGE